The following coding sequences are from one Patescibacteria group bacterium window:
- the pheS gene encoding phenylalanine--tRNA ligase subunit alpha, whose product MKDQLEKLQADMLQALSKAADAKTVDALEVQALGRKGALAQLLAKIPDLQPEERAGVGTLASKVRAALTQAIIAARSRLAAVQPAQTQFDPTWPGVMPSIGHAHPVAAFVDTAVEFFTRLGYDVADGPEVETAAYNFDKLNIPADHPSRDLWDTYYVQSKGANPLLLRTHTSPVQLRYLESHKPPVYVMCPGRVYRHEATDAGHETTFTQIEGLAIDRNLHVTDLIGTLTAFLRHTFGKVKTRVRPHYYPFVEPGMDVDMSCLLCGGKGCAVCKQSGWLEMLGAGMVHPTVLRIMHVDPKKFSGFAFGMGVERLVMLKHGISDVRQFLSGDLRFLQQFHS is encoded by the coding sequence ATGAAAGACCAACTAGAAAAACTGCAAGCAGACATGCTGCAAGCCTTGAGCAAGGCTGCGGACGCAAAAACCGTGGATGCCTTGGAAGTGCAGGCTTTGGGCCGGAAAGGCGCCTTGGCGCAGCTGCTGGCCAAGATTCCTGACCTGCAACCAGAGGAGCGTGCGGGGGTTGGAACCCTCGCTAGTAAGGTGCGCGCTGCACTCACCCAGGCCATCATTGCTGCACGGTCTCGGCTTGCAGCAGTGCAACCCGCGCAAACGCAGTTTGACCCAACCTGGCCCGGGGTCATGCCCAGCATTGGCCATGCGCACCCGGTTGCCGCCTTTGTGGACACCGCGGTGGAGTTTTTCACGCGTCTGGGCTACGACGTGGCCGACGGCCCGGAAGTGGAAACTGCTGCGTACAATTTTGACAAGCTCAACATTCCCGCAGACCACCCCAGCCGGGATTTGTGGGACACGTACTACGTGCAGTCCAAAGGCGCAAACCCGCTTCTGCTCCGCACGCACACGTCGCCGGTGCAGCTGCGGTACCTGGAAAGCCATAAACCTCCTGTGTACGTCATGTGCCCAGGCCGGGTCTACCGCCACGAAGCCACTGACGCCGGGCACGAGACCACCTTCACCCAAATTGAAGGTTTGGCCATTGACCGCAACCTGCACGTGACAGACTTGATTGGTACGCTCACGGCTTTTCTGCGGCACACCTTTGGCAAAGTCAAAACTCGCGTGCGGCCACACTACTACCCCTTCGTGGAACCAGGGATGGACGTGGACATGTCCTGCCTGCTCTGCGGCGGCAAAGGCTGCGCCGTGTGCAAGCAATCTGGCTGGTTGGAAATGCTGGGTGCGGGTATGGTGCATCCTACAGTCCTGCGTATCATGCATGTGGATCCCAAGAAATTCTCCGGCTTCGCCTTTGGCATGGGCGTGGAACGCTTGGTCATGCTCAAGCATGGCATTTCCGATGTCCGCCAGTTCCTCAGCGGTGACCTACGCTTTCTCCAGCAGTTTCACTCTTAA
- a CDS encoding UvrD-helicase domain-containing protein, whose protein sequence is MPLLPTLNPAQKQAITHTAGPLLIVAGAGTGKTTVVTQRIAWLITEQKVKPDHILALTFTDKAAGEMEERVDKLLPMGYVDLWVSTFHSYCERVLRDHALDIGLSPDFTLLDETDQAILMRENLEKFELNYYRPLGNPTKFVTSLISHFSRCKDEAIRPEEYLKFAEKVKLDLDQVHGRKKKSEDDAAQIVEAERINEVANAYHTYQQLLFEKSCLDFGDLITQTLYLFQQRPKILQRYQEQFQYVLVDEFQDTNWAQYELVKMLAAPKNNLTVVGDDDQSIYKFRGASVANILAFKKDYPKAKEVVLTENYRSTQNILDLAYKFIQHNNPNRLEVQMQSRKAVSRRAVSSEGKKGQGISKKLVAQSEDTGEIGVWQMPTLEQEASAVVEKIIELKKKNAESSYNDFAVLVRANDHATPFLQRLKAANVPFQFLASAGLYRQPIILDILNYLKLLDNYHETASLYRILTLPLLAIPLPDVMHMLAVAKRETKSLFDITKQARALTSLQPATIASVEILHGWLEAHSQLARTQPVGEVTLKFLEDSGMLQQITGTTDAEHLEQVGFVNQLFQVFHSFQSRHADPTVANFLRELAFAQDAGDAGTLKPPEWEQGPEAVKVMTVHGAKGLEFPYVFIVNLVDKRFPTVERREPIAIPDPLVREKVPEGDWHVQEERRLFYVGITRAKRGVFFLMAEDYGGSRKKKPSRFIPELGVQIVSKQVQGKLTEAPTQAPGRVDDDHALLRQAIPAAFSFTQIKAFENCPKQYKYAHLLKIPVPGHASLSFGQTIHNTLLNFFKLARERSITGQADLFGTKPTVASDKPAVSWAELQELYKAAWIDQWYANVKQKQEYKQRGVQFLKNFYDSLPTPWPQPVELEKGFTIAIGGHKLRGKIDRIDPASGGIAILDYKTSEKPPTDPSKADLEQLHLYAIAAREALGKNPVSLSYIYLATDKPYTYPIDEAAIAKTKAKVEGTIAAILASNFKATPAKHICDHCDFRNICEDRWRG, encoded by the coding sequence ATGCCCCTGTTGCCAACCCTGAACCCTGCCCAAAAGCAAGCGATAACCCACACGGCTGGGCCGCTTTTGATTGTGGCAGGCGCGGGCACGGGCAAGACGACGGTGGTGACCCAGCGCATTGCCTGGCTCATTACCGAGCAGAAGGTCAAGCCGGACCACATTCTGGCCCTCACCTTCACGGACAAGGCGGCTGGGGAAATGGAGGAGCGGGTGGACAAGCTGCTGCCCATGGGCTACGTGGATTTGTGGGTGAGCACGTTCCACAGCTATTGCGAGCGGGTGCTGCGGGACCACGCCTTGGATATTGGTCTGAGCCCGGACTTCACTTTGCTGGATGAAACTGACCAAGCGATTCTGATGCGGGAGAATTTGGAGAAGTTTGAACTCAACTACTACCGACCGCTGGGCAATCCCACCAAATTTGTGACGAGTTTGATTTCCCATTTTTCACGGTGCAAGGATGAAGCTATTCGACCTGAGGAATACTTGAAGTTTGCGGAGAAGGTGAAACTTGATTTGGATCAGGTGCATGGCCGCAAAAAGAAATCAGAGGATGATGCCGCGCAGATAGTAGAAGCGGAGAGGATAAACGAAGTAGCAAATGCGTATCATACATATCAACAGTTATTGTTTGAAAAAAGCTGCTTGGATTTTGGTGACCTTATCACACAGACGCTGTATCTGTTCCAGCAGCGGCCAAAGATTTTGCAGCGGTACCAGGAGCAGTTCCAGTACGTGCTGGTGGATGAATTCCAAGACACCAACTGGGCGCAGTACGAGCTGGTGAAGATGCTGGCCGCGCCCAAGAACAATTTGACCGTGGTGGGGGATGATGACCAGAGCATTTACAAATTCCGTGGCGCCAGCGTGGCCAACATTCTGGCGTTCAAGAAAGACTACCCCAAGGCAAAGGAAGTGGTGCTGACTGAAAATTACCGCAGCACGCAGAACATTCTGGATTTGGCGTATAAATTTATCCAGCACAATAATCCGAATCGATTGGAAGTACAGATGCAGAGCCGTAAAGCCGTAAGCCGTAGAGCTGTAAGTTCTGAGGGGAAGAAGGGACAGGGGATAAGTAAAAAACTCGTCGCACAGTCAGAAGACACTGGCGAAATTGGGGTGTGGCAAATGCCGACGTTGGAGCAGGAGGCGAGTGCGGTGGTGGAAAAAATAATCGAACTTAAGAAAAAAAATGCTGAGAGCTCGTACAATGATTTTGCCGTGCTGGTGCGCGCCAATGACCATGCCACGCCGTTTCTGCAGCGGCTAAAGGCGGCAAATGTGCCGTTCCAGTTTTTGGCCTCGGCTGGGCTGTACCGCCAACCAATTATTTTGGACATTCTGAATTACCTGAAGCTCTTGGACAACTACCACGAGACTGCGAGCTTGTACCGGATTCTCACCTTGCCCTTGCTAGCCATTCCTTTGCCAGATGTGATGCACATGCTGGCAGTGGCCAAGCGGGAAACCAAGTCCTTGTTCGACATTACTAAGCAAGCGCGGGCGCTCACCAGTTTGCAGCCGGCCACCATTGCATCGGTGGAAATTTTGCACGGGTGGTTGGAAGCGCACAGCCAGCTGGCGCGCACGCAGCCAGTGGGGGAAGTCACCCTGAAGTTCTTGGAAGACTCCGGCATGCTGCAGCAAATTACCGGCACCACGGATGCGGAGCATTTGGAGCAGGTGGGTTTTGTGAACCAGCTCTTCCAAGTGTTCCACAGTTTCCAGAGCCGGCACGCAGACCCTACGGTGGCTAATTTTTTGCGGGAGCTGGCTTTTGCCCAGGATGCTGGCGATGCTGGAACACTCAAGCCCCCGGAATGGGAGCAGGGGCCAGAGGCCGTGAAAGTCATGACTGTGCACGGGGCTAAGGGCTTGGAATTTCCGTACGTGTTCATTGTGAATTTAGTGGACAAGCGTTTCCCAACCGTGGAGCGGCGCGAACCCATTGCCATACCAGATCCGCTGGTGCGAGAAAAAGTACCGGAGGGGGACTGGCATGTGCAGGAAGAGCGCCGGTTGTTTTACGTGGGTATCACCCGGGCCAAGCGCGGCGTCTTCTTCCTGATGGCGGAGGACTACGGCGGCAGTCGAAAGAAAAAGCCTTCGCGTTTCATTCCAGAACTCGGAGTGCAGATTGTGTCGAAGCAGGTCCAAGGCAAACTCACCGAAGCACCCACGCAAGCACCGGGCCGCGTGGATGATGATCACGCCTTGCTGCGCCAGGCCATTCCGGCGGCATTCAGCTTCACACAAATTAAAGCGTTTGAAAATTGCCCTAAGCAGTACAAGTACGCGCACCTGCTGAAAATCCCGGTGCCGGGCCACGCGTCTTTAAGCTTTGGCCAAACCATCCACAACACTTTGCTCAACTTCTTCAAACTGGCGCGGGAGCGGAGCATCACTGGCCAAGCAGATTTGTTTGGGACCAAGCCAACGGTCGCGTCAGACAAGCCAGCTGTGAGTTGGGCTGAGCTGCAAGAGTTGTACAAAGCCGCGTGGATTGACCAGTGGTATGCGAATGTGAAGCAGAAGCAGGAGTACAAGCAGCGCGGCGTGCAGTTTCTCAAAAACTTCTACGACAGTTTGCCCACGCCCTGGCCGCAGCCTGTGGAACTGGAAAAAGGTTTTACCATTGCCATTGGCGGGCACAAACTACGCGGAAAAATTGACCGCATTGACCCAGCCAGTGGGGGCATTGCCATTCTGGATTACAAGACCAGCGAGAAACCGCCAACGGATCCAAGCAAAGCAGACCTGGAGCAGCTTCACCTGTACGCCATTGCCGCGCGGGAAGCCCTGGGCAAAAATCCGGTGAGCTTATCGTACATCTACCTAGCCACGGACAAACCCTACACCTACCCAATTGATGAGGCAGCCATTGCGAAAACTAAGGCCAAGGTGGAGGGGACCATTGCCGCAATCCTGGCTAGTAACTTCAAAGCCACCCCAGCCAAGCACATTTGCGACCACTGTGATTTCCGGAATATTTGCGAGGATCGGTGGCGGGGATGA
- a CDS encoding DciA family protein yields the protein MSGFTPIKYTLNRNIQSSGMQDQVDAARSLEVFSEVLKDIMGEDFVDKGKALYLKNRTLTISVTSAVYGQEIKLQEKKIVDAMNAKLQGTLVERLRFLA from the coding sequence ATGTCTGGTTTTACCCCAATAAAATACACGTTGAATCGCAATATCCAGTCTTCCGGGATGCAAGATCAAGTGGACGCCGCCAGGAGCCTGGAGGTCTTTTCTGAGGTGTTAAAAGACATCATGGGTGAGGATTTTGTGGATAAGGGGAAGGCGCTGTATTTGAAGAACCGGACCCTGACCATCTCCGTTACGTCGGCCGTGTACGGCCAGGAAATTAAACTCCAGGAGAAGAAAATTGTGGACGCCATGAATGCAAAATTGCAGGGTACCTTGGTGGAACGGCTGCGCTTTTTGGCCTAG
- a CDS encoding NAD(P)H-hydrate dehydratase, producing the protein MTYSTVLDIRALRTPAPRSHKWQNGAVLVIGGSHRYHGALMLAAQTASAFVDMVHVASPEDYGYLLPKLRKQSMTFIPVFRKELGTYIGHVDVVLMGPGLEVNPVNRTLVNQLLRKYPEKRFVLDAGAFRMANLKYIGPHCICTPNAREFIDVFDLQPTATNVRRVAKTYQTNILAKSAVSFISTPTKFAENHAGHPGLTKGGTGDILAALVTSFYTKNDAFLSMKAASFLLGTTAEQLAKKRSYAYSAEDLLKAVPEVFGQLR; encoded by the coding sequence ATGACTTATTCCACTGTACTGGATATACGCGCTCTCCGGACGCCCGCCCCTCGTTCCCACAAGTGGCAGAACGGGGCGGTCTTGGTGATTGGTGGGTCTCACCGGTACCACGGTGCGCTCATGCTGGCGGCGCAGACGGCTAGTGCGTTTGTGGACATGGTGCACGTTGCTTCACCAGAGGACTATGGTTACTTGCTGCCCAAACTCCGCAAGCAGAGTATGACCTTCATTCCGGTGTTCCGGAAAGAGCTGGGGACGTACATTGGGCATGTGGACGTAGTACTCATGGGTCCGGGCTTGGAAGTGAACCCAGTAAATCGTACATTGGTTAACCAACTCCTGCGGAAGTATCCTGAGAAACGCTTTGTGCTGGATGCTGGAGCATTCCGCATGGCAAATCTCAAGTACATTGGACCGCACTGCATATGCACACCCAACGCGCGGGAGTTCATAGATGTGTTTGACCTACAGCCAACCGCTACCAATGTGCGCCGGGTTGCAAAAACCTACCAGACCAATATCCTGGCCAAGAGTGCAGTGAGCTTTATTTCTACACCCACAAAGTTTGCCGAGAATCACGCAGGTCATCCAGGTCTGACCAAAGGCGGGACAGGGGATATTCTGGCTGCCCTGGTCACCTCGTTCTACACCAAGAATGATGCCTTCCTAAGCATGAAAGCCGCTTCTTTCCTTCTGGGCACAACAGCTGAGCAGCTAGCCAAAAAGCGTTCGTATGCGTACTCGGCTGAGGATTTACTGAAAGCCGTACCCGAAGTGTTTGGACAGCTCCGGTAG
- a CDS encoding GYD domain-containing protein: MATYILLTNLGIEACGSNEQMKSTLHLVEKRLKEECRGVTFVEGYGCMGTYDLVYILESEEPQTIEKVVPILRELGHSTIQTMLATPFEQFIKAL, from the coding sequence ATGGCAACGTACATTTTGCTTACAAATTTAGGCATTGAGGCGTGTGGATCAAACGAGCAAATGAAAAGCACTTTGCATTTGGTAGAGAAACGTCTGAAGGAAGAATGCCGAGGTGTCACTTTTGTTGAAGGCTATGGTTGCATGGGGACATATGACCTCGTCTATATTCTTGAGAGTGAGGAACCTCAAACGATTGAAAAAGTAGTTCCGATTTTACGGGAATTAGGCCACTCCACAATTCAGACCATGTTAGCTACGCCATTCGAGCAATTTATCAAGGCGTTATAG
- the pheT gene encoding phenylalanine--tRNA ligase subunit beta → MKLPLSWLKDFVSVRLSVEKLAEALTLSGSEVEKIERGPKLDGVVVGHVLKVEKHPNADRLRVCQVQVDSNAPKTIVCGAPNIAVGQKVPVAQPGTTLPNGLTLEKATIRGVASEGMVCAADELGLGEDHTGILVLNPAAKVGAPAGQWLGSGDTVLDLDITPNRGDCLSIRGLAREVAALTGQKVHTPAVTFKEGKGKADVKVKIADTRACPEYIVRVIDGVQVGESPMKIQDRLRAAGLRPVNAVVDATNYVMLELGQPLHAFDGKHIQSIAVRRAQSNESLTTLDGIRRSLVQNDIVITDGKKPIALAGVMGAAETSVSDTTTRIILESARFDAISVRKTAQRLSLRSDASTRFEKGIDPALAAEAVDRAAAYIAEWCGGTVLRGRVRAGKTSLAPKRISVSLDAIKKLLGVTVSASQAKKLLVSLGCKVAGTTKLLQVTPPTWRLDLVIPEDVIEEIGRLLDYNTFTPSLPVMQQRTPTFPPEYQLVRATRRRLVAAGCTEVSTYSFYGQHLAQAFALADEPHMAVANPLNPDQALLRRSLMPLLLSVAGKQSADRGQLSIFDVGRVFWPTSSNRPPEERRMLGMVVVDQKADAFLRVKGLVADLCHAIGLPDVRIHASTNRSARILAGAEPIGIIGWVGEKYAAAAKLKRPAAFCEIDLSLVATLPTNGLKVKPVPLYPSVERDIALVLPAGKLVSHVDLARTIRAVDPLILSVKGFDRFTLPDQRLSVALHITFQSPGKSLTGHEVQAILDTVTRAVRDAFGAELR, encoded by the coding sequence ATGAAGCTCCCACTTTCCTGGCTCAAAGATTTCGTCTCGGTCCGGCTCTCGGTTGAGAAGCTGGCCGAAGCTTTGACGTTGTCTGGCTCGGAGGTGGAGAAAATTGAGCGCGGGCCAAAGTTGGACGGTGTGGTGGTTGGCCATGTGCTGAAAGTGGAGAAGCACCCAAATGCGGACCGGCTCCGCGTGTGTCAGGTGCAGGTGGACAGCAACGCACCCAAAACTATTGTCTGCGGTGCGCCCAACATTGCTGTGGGGCAGAAGGTACCCGTGGCGCAGCCAGGCACAACCTTGCCCAATGGACTGACTTTGGAAAAAGCCACCATCCGTGGGGTTGCTTCGGAGGGGATGGTATGCGCGGCGGACGAACTAGGTCTGGGTGAAGACCACACTGGTATACTCGTCCTCAACCCAGCGGCGAAGGTTGGTGCCCCAGCTGGCCAGTGGCTGGGGAGTGGGGATACGGTGCTGGATTTGGACATTACTCCCAACCGGGGTGACTGCTTGTCCATTCGCGGTCTGGCACGGGAAGTGGCTGCGCTCACTGGGCAGAAGGTGCACACTCCCGCGGTCACGTTCAAGGAAGGGAAAGGAAAAGCTGACGTGAAAGTGAAAATTGCTGACACCCGTGCCTGCCCAGAGTACATTGTTCGGGTTATTGATGGTGTACAAGTAGGGGAGTCACCAATGAAAATCCAAGACCGTTTACGCGCAGCTGGGCTCCGGCCAGTGAACGCAGTGGTGGATGCTACCAACTACGTGATGTTAGAACTTGGCCAGCCCTTGCACGCTTTTGATGGAAAGCATATCCAATCCATTGCTGTCCGCCGCGCCCAATCCAATGAATCCCTCACCACGCTGGATGGTATTCGGCGTTCGCTGGTGCAAAATGACATAGTCATCACTGATGGGAAAAAGCCCATTGCGCTGGCTGGGGTCATGGGCGCCGCGGAAACCAGCGTGAGTGATACTACTACAAGAATTATTTTGGAATCCGCGCGGTTTGACGCAATCAGCGTCCGGAAAACTGCACAGCGTTTAAGTTTGCGGTCTGATGCGTCCACCCGGTTTGAAAAAGGGATTGACCCCGCTCTGGCCGCGGAAGCCGTGGACCGCGCCGCTGCGTACATTGCAGAATGGTGCGGGGGTACTGTGCTGCGTGGCCGGGTACGCGCTGGGAAAACCAGCCTGGCTCCAAAACGCATTAGCGTTTCACTGGATGCCATAAAAAAACTTTTGGGCGTAACAGTCTCTGCCAGTCAAGCCAAGAAATTGCTGGTCAGCCTCGGCTGCAAAGTTGCGGGCACCACCAAGCTGCTGCAAGTCACGCCGCCAACGTGGCGTTTGGATCTAGTCATCCCTGAGGATGTGATTGAAGAAATTGGTCGGTTGCTTGATTACAATACGTTTACCCCATCTTTACCCGTGATGCAGCAGCGCACGCCCACCTTCCCGCCTGAGTACCAGCTGGTGCGCGCAACCCGGCGGCGATTGGTTGCGGCCGGTTGCACCGAAGTTTCCACCTACAGTTTCTACGGCCAGCACTTGGCCCAAGCCTTTGCCTTGGCTGATGAGCCGCACATGGCCGTGGCCAACCCACTGAATCCAGACCAAGCCTTACTCCGCCGTTCGCTCATGCCTTTGCTGCTCAGCGTTGCTGGGAAGCAGAGTGCAGACCGCGGCCAGCTCAGCATCTTTGACGTTGGCCGGGTGTTCTGGCCAACCTCCAGCAACCGGCCGCCAGAAGAGCGGCGCATGCTGGGCATGGTCGTTGTCGATCAAAAAGCCGACGCGTTCTTGCGGGTCAAAGGTTTAGTTGCGGATTTGTGCCACGCCATTGGTTTGCCAGATGTTCGCATCCACGCTTCCACCAATCGCTCCGCACGTATCCTGGCCGGGGCAGAACCCATTGGCATCATTGGCTGGGTGGGGGAGAAGTACGCCGCGGCAGCCAAACTGAAGCGACCCGCAGCGTTCTGCGAAATTGACCTGAGTTTGGTTGCAACCTTGCCCACGAATGGCCTGAAGGTGAAACCTGTCCCGCTGTACCCATCGGTCGAGCGGGACATTGCCTTGGTCTTGCCGGCAGGCAAGCTGGTCTCGCACGTTGACCTGGCCAGAACCATCCGCGCCGTGGACCCGCTCATCCTCTCGGTCAAGGGTTTTGACCGCTTCACCTTGCCGGATCAGCGCCTGAGCGTCGCCCTCCATATCACCTTCCAATCACCCGGAAAAAGCTTGACCGGACATGAAGTGCAGGCTATTCTGGACACAGTAACCCGCGCCGTTCGGGACGCATTTGGTGCTGAACTTCGGTAG
- a CDS encoding DUF5362 family protein: protein MKKCPYCKEDIQDDAIKCKHCGSMFKIDAEKASISTKEVPNCGLCGSVMKKSKEAKSGGMGCLLLIIGVLLCLTLYGAIIGIPLIIYALHLGSKRRGLWVCTKCGHQVERKIKWNEWG, encoded by the coding sequence ATGAAGAAATGCCCATACTGTAAGGAAGACATTCAAGATGATGCCATCAAGTGTAAGCATTGCGGTAGCATGTTTAAAATTGATGCAGAGAAAGCTTCTATTTCTACCAAAGAAGTTCCAAATTGTGGTCTATGTGGTAGTGTGATGAAGAAGTCCAAAGAGGCAAAATCTGGTGGTATGGGCTGTCTTCTGCTTATTATTGGTGTGCTACTTTGTCTGACGTTATACGGTGCCATTATTGGTATCCCACTAATTATCTATGCCCTCCATCTTGGAAGTAAGCGACGTGGTTTGTGGGTCTGCACAAAATGCGGGCACCAGGTTGAACGTAAGATTAAATGGAACGAGTGGGGGTAG
- the gyrB gene encoding DNA topoisomerase (ATP-hydrolyzing) subunit B yields MPKKSASSEYSAKQITVLEGLDPVRKRPGMYIGNTAFEGLHHLIWEVVDNCLDEAMAGHAKHVNIILLPDHTMSVEDDGRGIPVDIHKQTKKSALETVLTVLHAGGKFGEGGYKISGGLHGVGVSVVNALSTYLKAEVKRDGKLWMQEYARGKPKAKAKPVGKARGTGTIITFQPDAEIFSTLDFNLQYMKDHLRQQAYLTKGVNITIRDEREKPAKGTAVPSYTFYFEGGVASYVKHLNRNKEVKHPTVFYVDKESGGIQVEVGMQYSDDYKETVNTFANNIHTTEGGMHLVGFRGALTRQLNAYARKQTYLKEKDDNLSGDDVREGCTAVISVKIREPQFEGQTKAKLGNAEVKPAVESVMADALEIFLEEHPRDAEAIIGKCVLAQRARVAARAARDTVLRKGALDGFALPGKLADCSSKDPKDSELYLVEGDSAGGSAKQGRDRAFQAILPLRGKILNVERARLDKMLANNEIKSLIIAMGTNIGEQFRIEELRYDRIIIMTDADVDGAHIRTLLLTLFYRYFPLLIAGGHLYIAQPPLFRVQKGKDFRYVYNEEELDKVKAEFEKKAEEKSAKKGKKVEAAPVAVGEDGTEPVEVTSSGLNIQRYKGLGEMNPGQLWETTMDPARRVMLQVTMDDAEAADQTFDMLMGNEVAPRKRFIQTHAKSVQNLDI; encoded by the coding sequence ATGCCCAAGAAGTCCGCAAGTAGCGAATACTCCGCCAAGCAAATCACCGTCCTGGAAGGTTTGGATCCGGTGCGCAAGCGCCCGGGCATGTACATTGGCAACACTGCTTTTGAGGGTCTGCACCACCTGATTTGGGAAGTGGTGGACAACTGTTTGGACGAAGCCATGGCCGGCCACGCCAAGCACGTCAACATCATCCTCCTGCCCGATCACACCATGAGTGTGGAAGATGATGGTCGTGGCATTCCCGTGGACATTCACAAGCAAACCAAGAAGTCTGCGTTGGAAACCGTGCTCACCGTGCTGCACGCCGGTGGGAAATTTGGTGAAGGCGGGTACAAAATTTCCGGTGGTTTGCACGGCGTGGGCGTGTCCGTGGTCAACGCACTGTCTACGTACCTGAAAGCGGAAGTGAAGCGCGACGGCAAACTTTGGATGCAGGAATATGCTCGGGGGAAGCCAAAGGCCAAAGCGAAACCAGTTGGCAAAGCCCGCGGCACTGGAACGATTATTACTTTCCAGCCGGATGCGGAAATTTTTAGCACCCTGGATTTCAACTTGCAGTACATGAAAGACCACCTGCGCCAGCAAGCCTACCTTACCAAGGGCGTAAACATCACCATCCGGGATGAACGAGAGAAGCCAGCGAAAGGTACGGCTGTACCGTCCTACACCTTCTACTTTGAAGGTGGTGTGGCCAGCTACGTGAAGCACCTGAACCGGAATAAGGAAGTGAAGCACCCAACCGTTTTCTACGTTGATAAAGAATCAGGCGGGATTCAGGTTGAAGTGGGTATGCAGTACTCCGACGACTACAAGGAAACCGTGAATACCTTTGCGAACAACATTCACACCACGGAAGGCGGCATGCACCTGGTGGGTTTCCGCGGCGCGCTCACGCGTCAGTTGAATGCCTACGCTCGCAAGCAGACGTACCTGAAAGAAAAGGACGATAACCTATCGGGTGACGACGTGCGCGAAGGCTGCACCGCCGTCATCTCCGTCAAAATACGGGAGCCGCAGTTTGAAGGCCAGACCAAGGCCAAGCTGGGGAATGCGGAGGTCAAACCAGCTGTGGAAAGCGTAATGGCCGATGCCTTGGAAATTTTCCTGGAAGAACACCCCCGGGATGCAGAGGCGATTATTGGTAAGTGCGTGCTGGCGCAGCGTGCGCGGGTGGCTGCCCGGGCAGCGCGGGACACGGTGCTCCGCAAAGGTGCGTTGGACGGCTTTGCCTTGCCCGGCAAACTGGCTGACTGCTCCAGCAAGGACCCCAAAGATTCTGAGCTCTACCTGGTGGAGGGTGATTCCGCCGGTGGCAGCGCCAAGCAAGGTCGGGACCGAGCGTTCCAGGCCATTCTGCCCTTGCGTGGGAAAATTCTCAACGTGGAGCGCGCGCGCTTGGACAAAATGCTGGCGAACAATGAAATTAAGTCGCTCATCATTGCCATGGGCACGAACATTGGCGAGCAGTTCCGCATTGAAGAGCTGCGCTACGATCGCATCATCATCATGACTGACGCCGACGTGGACGGTGCGCACATTCGCACCTTGCTCCTCACCCTGTTCTACCGGTACTTTCCGCTGCTCATTGCGGGTGGCCACCTGTACATTGCCCAGCCGCCGCTCTTCCGCGTGCAAAAAGGGAAAGACTTCCGCTACGTGTACAACGAGGAAGAGCTAGACAAAGTGAAAGCAGAATTTGAGAAAAAGGCTGAGGAGAAATCAGCAAAGAAAGGCAAGAAGGTGGAAGCTGCGCCAGTTGCCGTGGGAGAAGATGGAACTGAACCCGTAGAGGTTACTTCCAGCGGGCTCAACATCCAGCGCTACAAAGGTTTGGGGGAAATGAACCCAGGCCAGCTATGGGAAACCACCATGGATCCGGCCCGTCGCGTCATGCTCCAAGTGACAATGGACGATGCAGAAGCTGCGGATCAAACCTTCGACATGCTCATGGGCAATGAAGTTGCCCCACGCAAGCGCTTCATCCAGACGCACGCGAAGAGTGTGCAGAATTTGGACATATAG
- a CDS encoding Fic family protein, translating into MMVSSDFRRPLDEEELQKRSALGVIRASRFIRKFAHQHQPINVDVFCEIHKKIFFDVWPEIAGTYRRENLEITDSKLVLPHYSEVPQLMHKMNEDLKDKLSSLGQVEGIINTSKTHTEDEEKIIEATEHVIGVAAWAHHRITYIHPFREGNGRTGRLAANLILERYGLVGISVKVEKENKNRYRKALAQIDAESDYEPLISIIYEGLIDRYQGVSIKYYEYKGKTR; encoded by the coding sequence ATGATGGTAAGTTCTGATTTTCGTCGTCCACTAGACGAGGAAGAACTTCAAAAACGATCAGCGCTTGGAGTAATCCGAGCGTCACGTTTTATTAGAAAATTTGCTCACCAGCATCAACCGATAAACGTTGATGTATTTTGTGAAATACACAAGAAAATTTTTTTTGATGTGTGGCCTGAAATAGCGGGAACATACAGGCGTGAAAATTTAGAAATCACAGATTCTAAGCTTGTGCTACCCCATTATTCAGAAGTTCCTCAATTAATGCACAAAATGAACGAAGACCTAAAGGACAAATTATCCTCCTTAGGCCAGGTTGAAGGAATTATAAATACCTCTAAAACACATACTGAAGATGAGGAAAAAATAATTGAAGCAACCGAACATGTTATTGGAGTTGCAGCTTGGGCGCATCATCGTATTACCTATATTCACCCTTTCCGAGAGGGGAATGGTAGAACAGGAAGGTTAGCCGCAAATTTGATTCTAGAAAGGTATGGGCTGGTTGGTATTTCGGTAAAGGTTGAAAAGGAAAACAAAAATCGATATCGGAAAGCTTTAGCACAGATTGATGCGGAAAGTGATTATGAACCTTTGATAAGTATTATTTATGAAGGCTTGATTGACCGATATCAAGGGGTGAGTATTAAGTACTATGAGTATAAGGGAAAGACTCGGTAA